A part of Haloarchaeobius sp. HME9146 genomic DNA contains:
- a CDS encoding SLC13 family permease: MVALTPEILYVFALVLVALVFFATEPVPVDITALGIMVVLLATGPLTEQLARFGLIGGPLYLLGNAETGPAPELGIAGFASTATITVLAMFILSDGVQRTGIIQILGRKIAAFTRDSETRQLSATMGVVAPLSGFINNTAAVAILLPMVTDIAHKGKTSPSKLLIPLSYASMFGGMLTLIGTSTNILASEVARDIATRADAPVGSARLSDGFSMFEFTQLGIVVAIVGFIYLLVVGRYLLPERIKAREDLTEEFQMADYLTEVEVREDSPLIGQTVRDALVETDFDVDLVQLVRGEEVFLEPLGPKAIQAGDIFLVRTDRDTLVELMDVEGFELVPNFEVTEEELELAEADENLVEVVVAPGSDLVGESLTSMNFRQRYDATVLALRRGGELIRKRMDNIVLRVGDTLLVQATADSIERLDLNRDFIVAQEIERHDYREEKIPVAIGIIGGVVGLAALNVLPIVVSALAGALAMVFTGCLKPGEVYDAVQWDVIVLLAGVIPLGTAMQNTGAALYIAEVLVQSADVLPQIAVLGLFYVLTAALTNVISNNASVVLMIPVAFDAAARLGASPYAFVLAVTFAASTAFMTPVGYQTNLFVYGPGGYRFSDYARIGTPLQLVFAVVTTVGIAAIWGI, encoded by the coding sequence GTGGTCGCACTCACGCCCGAGATACTCTACGTCTTCGCGCTGGTCCTCGTTGCGCTGGTGTTCTTCGCGACCGAACCCGTCCCGGTCGACATCACCGCGCTCGGCATCATGGTGGTGCTACTCGCCACCGGACCACTCACCGAGCAACTCGCTCGGTTCGGGCTCATCGGCGGTCCGCTCTACCTGCTCGGCAACGCCGAGACCGGCCCGGCACCGGAACTCGGCATCGCCGGCTTCGCCTCGACAGCGACCATCACCGTCCTCGCGATGTTCATCCTGTCGGACGGGGTCCAGCGGACCGGCATCATCCAGATTCTCGGGCGCAAGATCGCGGCGTTCACCCGGGACTCCGAGACCAGACAACTGAGTGCGACGATGGGCGTCGTCGCCCCGCTCTCGGGGTTCATCAACAACACCGCCGCGGTCGCCATCCTCCTCCCGATGGTGACCGACATCGCCCACAAGGGCAAGACCTCGCCCTCGAAACTGCTCATCCCGCTCTCGTATGCCTCGATGTTCGGCGGGATGCTCACCCTCATCGGCACCTCCACCAACATCCTCGCCAGCGAGGTCGCCCGCGACATCGCGACCCGCGCCGACGCTCCCGTCGGCTCGGCCCGGCTCTCCGACGGCTTCTCCATGTTCGAGTTCACCCAGCTGGGCATCGTGGTCGCCATCGTCGGCTTCATCTACCTCCTCGTCGTCGGCCGCTACCTCCTGCCCGAGCGCATCAAGGCCCGCGAGGACCTCACCGAGGAGTTCCAGATGGCGGACTACCTGACCGAGGTCGAGGTCCGCGAGGACTCTCCCCTCATCGGCCAGACGGTGCGGGACGCCCTGGTCGAGACCGACTTCGACGTCGACCTCGTCCAGCTCGTCCGTGGCGAAGAGGTGTTCCTCGAACCGCTCGGCCCGAAGGCCATCCAGGCGGGTGACATCTTCCTCGTCCGCACCGACCGCGATACCCTCGTCGAACTCATGGACGTGGAAGGGTTCGAGCTCGTCCCGAACTTCGAGGTCACCGAAGAGGAACTCGAGCTCGCCGAAGCCGACGAGAACCTCGTCGAGGTCGTCGTCGCCCCCGGCTCCGACCTCGTCGGCGAATCGCTCACCTCCATGAACTTCCGCCAGCGCTACGACGCCACCGTCCTCGCCCTGCGCCGCGGTGGCGAACTCATCCGCAAGCGCATGGACAACATCGTCCTCCGGGTCGGCGACACCCTGCTCGTGCAGGCGACCGCCGACTCCATCGAGCGCCTAGACTTGAACCGTGACTTCATCGTCGCCCAGGAGATCGAGCGCCACGATTACCGCGAAGAGAAGATTCCGGTCGCCATCGGCATCATCGGCGGGGTGGTCGGTCTCGCCGCACTGAACGTCCTCCCCATCGTCGTGAGCGCCCTCGCCGGGGCCCTCGCGATGGTGTTCACCGGCTGTCTCAAACCCGGTGAGGTGTACGACGCGGTCCAGTGGGACGTCATCGTCCTGCTCGCCGGCGTCATCCCGCTCGGCACCGCCATGCAGAACACCGGTGCCGCGCTCTACATCGCCGAGGTCCTCGTCCAGAGCGCCGACGTGCTCCCCCAGATAGCCGTGCTCGGCCTGTTCTACGTCCTGACCGCGGCGCTCACCAACGTCATCTCGAACAACGCCAGCGTCGTCCTCATGATACCGGTCGCGTTCGACGCCGCCGCCCGACTCGGCGCGTCACCCTACGCGTTCGTGCTCGCGGTCACCTTCGCGGCCTCGACCGCGTTCATGACGCCGGTCGGCTACCAGACCAACCTGTTCGTCTACGGTCCCGGCGGCTACCGCTTCTCGGACTACGCCCGGATCGGGACCCCGCTCCAGCTCGTCTTCGCGGTCGTCACGACCGTCGGCATCGCCGCAATCTGGGGTATCTAG
- a CDS encoding alpha/beta hydrolase — protein MRTTLRRYAPYAALALVGLLLLSAIGAYVYFDVLAYDAVEPMSAVEADHDVVVERAHGGYVIRDPDSEAETVGLVYYPGGRVSPDAYVETLAPLAAEHDVTVYVPKMPLNLAVLDQGTATAVIEGDESVETWYVGGHSLGGAMACRYAANNQQRVDGLVLGASYCDKSIADSDLAVLAVTGTRDGVLNRDRFESSRSNLPADATFVAIEGMNHSQFGHYGGQSGDNRGTISTAQAHEQFVAAVVEWLCAEGEAVGCESRTGDIQAGGQLVAKV, from the coding sequence ATGCGAACGACGCTCCGCCGGTATGCCCCCTACGCCGCCCTCGCGCTGGTCGGACTGCTCTTGCTTTCGGCCATCGGGGCCTACGTCTACTTCGATGTGCTGGCCTACGACGCCGTCGAGCCGATGTCCGCGGTCGAGGCCGACCACGACGTGGTGGTCGAGCGCGCCCATGGTGGCTACGTCATCCGCGACCCGGATTCGGAGGCCGAAACCGTCGGACTGGTGTACTACCCCGGCGGCCGAGTCTCTCCAGATGCCTACGTCGAGACGCTCGCGCCACTGGCGGCCGAGCACGACGTGACGGTGTACGTCCCCAAGATGCCCCTCAACCTCGCGGTGCTGGACCAGGGGACGGCGACCGCCGTCATCGAGGGCGACGAGTCGGTCGAGACGTGGTACGTCGGCGGCCACTCCCTCGGCGGTGCGATGGCCTGCCGGTACGCGGCGAACAACCAGCAACGCGTCGACGGGCTGGTGCTCGGGGCGTCGTACTGCGACAAATCCATCGCGGACTCGGACCTGGCGGTGCTCGCGGTGACCGGAACCCGAGACGGCGTGTTGAACCGTGACCGCTTCGAGTCGAGCCGGTCGAACCTCCCCGCCGACGCGACGTTCGTCGCCATCGAGGGCATGAACCACTCGCAGTTCGGGCACTACGGCGGACAGTCGGGCGACAACCGGGGGACGATTTCGACTGCACAAGCGCACGAGCAGTTCGTCGCTGCCGTGGTCGAATGGTTGTGTGCCGAAGGCGAAGCCGTCGGCTGCGAGAGCAGGACTGGCGATATTCAGGCCGGCGGCCAGCTGGTTGCGAAGGTGTAG
- a CDS encoding S8 family serine peptidase — translation MAVVTVNRRALALALAVVVLLSAVAGTATGNGHGAGAAPGDGPGTAPGNGPGDGPEADPGDRPDDGPGAGGPPVGVGPDDMTRVIVVFTDHAARSAAPIEAAGGWVTGGEDVDLVPVAFAMVPERAVRGLERNPNVAGVYPDAIATVEPTVSGQTTPWGIARIDAQAAGAAGVGAADQSNVQVAVIDTGIDYDHEDLQNNVDWGVRVTSGQECWWIFCWPTEELSYGKQAADDDNGHGTHVAGTVAAEDNGLGVVGVAPHVSLYSVKVLDSSGSAPYSVIITGMDEAVKGPDGVIGTADDADVLSMSLSGPSDGGLCDAVNSATAAGSVVVAAAGNSGDGDTSSDDVRYPAKCAGAVAVAATNSNDGTPTWSAEGPDLDVAAPGVSVYSTARGNGYTTMSGTSMATPHVSGTVALLLAQDLQDGTRDLSPDDVRTRLVQSTDDLGATGFDYDTGYGLVMVDQVLGVADQEPAAIGETGRVTVSQSSRDQWHTVSLANTYANPVVVMEPPSYNGDHALHVRVRNVGPNSFEFRLEEWLIADGRHTTETVSYMVVEAGTHTLADGRLLEAGTVEVDEANDFVAFGTQFSSTPVVLSQVQTVVEDDPVVTRMKDVSSGGFTVRLQEEEARGGHATETVGYVAIAKGDGQLDGTAMRVAATPNQVTHNWYRLDFGAQNYGAAPVLLAAQQTTDGGDPAGLRYQNLDGTGVDVKVEEEKSADSEVNHTSEVVGYVVFGQSGTLYGY, via the coding sequence ATGGCGGTGGTTACGGTGAACCGGCGCGCGCTCGCCCTCGCGCTGGCCGTCGTCGTCCTGCTCTCGGCCGTCGCGGGCACCGCGACCGGGAACGGGCACGGTGCCGGAGCCGCTCCTGGCGACGGGCCGGGAACCGCACCGGGCAACGGCCCCGGCGATGGGCCCGAAGCAGACCCTGGTGACCGCCCGGATGACGGGCCCGGTGCCGGCGGACCGCCCGTCGGCGTCGGTCCCGACGACATGACCCGGGTCATCGTCGTCTTCACCGACCACGCCGCGCGCAGCGCCGCGCCCATCGAGGCGGCTGGTGGCTGGGTCACCGGCGGCGAGGACGTCGACCTCGTGCCGGTCGCGTTCGCGATGGTGCCCGAGCGGGCCGTCCGCGGCCTCGAACGCAACCCGAACGTCGCGGGAGTGTACCCCGACGCCATCGCAACCGTCGAGCCCACAGTCTCCGGACAGACCACGCCGTGGGGCATCGCACGCATCGACGCGCAGGCCGCTGGCGCGGCTGGCGTCGGCGCGGCCGACCAGTCGAACGTCCAGGTCGCGGTCATCGACACCGGTATCGACTACGACCACGAGGACCTCCAGAACAACGTCGACTGGGGCGTACGCGTGACCTCCGGCCAGGAGTGCTGGTGGATCTTCTGCTGGCCGACCGAAGAACTGTCCTACGGCAAGCAGGCGGCCGACGACGACAACGGGCACGGGACCCACGTCGCCGGCACGGTCGCCGCCGAGGACAACGGCCTCGGCGTCGTCGGGGTGGCCCCGCACGTGTCGCTGTACTCCGTCAAGGTGCTCGACAGCTCCGGCAGCGCGCCCTACTCCGTCATCATCACCGGGATGGACGAGGCAGTCAAGGGCCCCGACGGGGTCATCGGCACCGCAGACGACGCGGACGTGCTCTCGATGAGCCTCAGCGGGCCGAGCGATGGCGGGCTCTGCGACGCGGTGAACAGCGCCACCGCCGCCGGGTCGGTCGTCGTCGCGGCGGCCGGCAACAGCGGCGACGGCGACACGTCGAGCGACGACGTGCGCTACCCGGCCAAGTGCGCCGGTGCCGTCGCGGTCGCTGCGACCAACAGCAACGACGGCACCCCGACGTGGAGCGCGGAAGGGCCCGATCTCGACGTCGCTGCACCCGGCGTCAGCGTCTACTCGACCGCCCGCGGGAACGGCTACACCACCATGAGCGGCACCTCGATGGCGACCCCGCACGTCTCCGGCACCGTCGCCCTCCTGCTCGCGCAGGACCTGCAGGACGGGACGCGTGACCTCTCGCCCGACGACGTCCGGACCAGACTCGTGCAGTCGACGGACGACCTCGGTGCGACCGGCTTCGACTACGACACCGGCTACGGCCTCGTCATGGTCGATCAGGTGCTCGGCGTCGCCGACCAGGAGCCCGCTGCAATCGGCGAGACCGGTCGCGTGACCGTCTCGCAGTCGAGCCGTGACCAGTGGCACACCGTGTCGCTGGCGAACACCTACGCCAACCCGGTCGTCGTGATGGAGCCCCCGAGCTACAACGGCGACCACGCACTCCACGTCCGGGTCCGCAACGTCGGCCCGAACAGCTTCGAGTTCCGGCTCGAGGAGTGGCTCATCGCCGACGGCAGACACACCACGGAGACCGTCTCGTACATGGTCGTCGAGGCGGGCACCCACACGCTCGCCGACGGCCGCCTCCTCGAGGCTGGCACCGTCGAGGTCGACGAAGCGAACGACTTCGTCGCGTTCGGCACCCAGTTCAGTTCGACCCCCGTCGTCCTGAGCCAGGTCCAGACCGTCGTCGAGGACGACCCGGTCGTGACCCGCATGAAGGACGTCTCGTCCGGCGGGTTCACCGTCCGCCTCCAGGAGGAGGAAGCCCGTGGCGGGCACGCGACCGAGACCGTCGGCTACGTCGCCATCGCGAAAGGTGACGGCCAGCTCGACGGCACCGCGATGCGGGTCGCCGCGACCCCGAACCAGGTGACCCACAACTGGTACCGCCTCGACTTCGGCGCACAGAACTACGGCGCGGCCCCGGTGCTCCTCGCCGCCCAGCAGACCACCGACGGCGGCGACCCCGCCGGCCTCCGCTACCAGAACCTCGACGGAACCGGCGTCGACGTGAAGGTCGAAGAGGAGAAGAGTGCCGACAGCGAGGTGAACCACACCTCCGAAGTGGTCGGCTACGTCGTCTTCGGGCAGTCCGGGACGCTGTACGGCTACTGA
- a CDS encoding minichromosome maintenance protein MCM — MAQGDNAELVDAFLEFYRDYYRDEIGELARKYPNEKRSLYLDWNDIFQYDSDLADDYRNQPEQLQEYAEEALRLYDLPVDVSLGQAHVRILPLPDSTEIRDLRSRHVNSLVTVRGIVRKATDVKSKMEVAAFECQRCGTLTRIPQSTGSFQEPHECQGCERQGPFILNHDQSEFVDAQKLRVQESPEGLRGGETPQAIDIHIEDDITGEVTPGDHVAGTGILRLEQQGNQQEKSPIFDHYMEGVSVKVDEEQFEDMEITEEDKKEIVSLSNEPDIYEKMVGSIAPSIFGYDQEKLAMMLQLFSGVTKHLPDGSRIRGDLHMLLIGDPGTGKSQMLSYIQNIAPRSVYTSGKGSSSAGLTAAAVRDDFGDGQQWTLEAGALVLADQGIAAVDELDKMRPEDRSAMHEALEQQKISVSKAGINATLKSRCSLLGAANPKYGRFDQYEPIGEQIELEPALISRFDLIFTVTDSPDPEKDRDLADHILTTNYAGELHTQRNHMTNHDVSDEEVAKMTESVDPDIDADLVRKYIAYAKQNCYPRMTEEARESIRDFYVDLRSKGQDEDAPVPVTARKLEALVRLSEASARMRLSDTVEESDADRVITIVRECLQNIGVDPETGEFDADVIETGQSKSQRDRIKNLKALISDIEEDYDEGAPVDVVLERADEIGMDQSKAEHEIEKLKQKGEVYEPRTDHLRTT, encoded by the coding sequence ATGGCTCAAGGGGACAACGCCGAACTCGTCGACGCGTTTCTGGAGTTCTATCGGGACTACTACCGCGACGAAATCGGGGAGCTCGCACGCAAATACCCCAACGAGAAGCGCTCGCTCTATCTCGACTGGAACGACATCTTCCAGTACGACTCCGACCTCGCCGACGACTACCGCAACCAGCCCGAACAGCTCCAGGAGTACGCCGAGGAGGCGCTGCGTCTCTACGACCTCCCGGTCGACGTGAGTCTCGGGCAGGCCCACGTCCGCATCCTCCCGCTCCCGGACAGCACCGAGATCCGTGACCTCCGCTCGCGGCACGTCAACTCCCTCGTCACGGTCCGCGGCATCGTCCGCAAGGCGACCGACGTCAAGTCCAAGATGGAGGTCGCCGCCTTCGAGTGCCAGCGCTGTGGCACCCTCACCCGCATCCCGCAGTCCACCGGCAGCTTCCAGGAACCCCACGAGTGCCAGGGCTGTGAACGACAGGGCCCGTTCATCCTCAACCACGACCAGTCCGAGTTCGTCGACGCCCAGAAGCTCCGCGTCCAGGAGTCCCCCGAAGGCCTCCGCGGCGGGGAGACGCCACAGGCCATCGACATCCACATCGAAGACGACATCACCGGCGAGGTCACCCCCGGCGACCACGTCGCCGGCACCGGCATCCTCCGGCTCGAACAGCAGGGCAACCAGCAGGAGAAATCGCCCATCTTCGACCACTACATGGAGGGCGTCTCCGTCAAGGTCGACGAAGAGCAGTTCGAGGACATGGAGATCACCGAGGAGGACAAGAAAGAGATCGTCTCCCTCTCGAACGAACCCGACATCTACGAGAAGATGGTCGGCTCCATCGCCCCCTCCATCTTCGGCTACGACCAGGAGAAGCTCGCGATGATGTTGCAGCTGTTCTCCGGCGTGACCAAACACCTGCCCGACGGGTCGCGGATTCGTGGCGACCTGCATATGCTTCTGATAGGGGACCCCGGTACGGGTAAGTCCCAGATGTTGTCATATATCCAGAATATTGCGCCCCGGTCGGTGTACACGTCTGGGAAAGGTTCGTCCTCGGCCGGTTTGACCGCAGCTGCGGTTCGCGACGACTTCGGCGACGGCCAGCAGTGGACCCTCGAGGCCGGCGCGCTCGTGCTCGCCGACCAGGGCATCGCGGCGGTGGACGAGCTGGACAAGATGCGACCGGAGGACCGCTCCGCCATGCACGAGGCACTGGAGCAACAGAAGATATCGGTCTCGAAGGCGGGCATCAACGCGACGCTCAAGTCGCGCTGTTCGCTCCTCGGTGCGGCGAACCCGAAATATGGGAGATTCGACCAGTACGAGCCCATCGGGGAGCAGATAGAGCTCGAGCCGGCGCTCATCTCCCGCTTCGACCTCATCTTCACGGTGACGGACAGCCCGGACCCCGAGAAGGACCGCGACCTCGCGGACCACATCCTGACGACGAACTACGCCGGTGAGTTGCACACCCAGCGCAACCACATGACGAACCACGACGTGAGCGACGAGGAGGTCGCGAAGATGACGGAGTCGGTCGACCCGGACATCGACGCGGACCTGGTTCGCAAGTACATCGCCTACGCGAAGCAGAACTGCTACCCGCGGATGACCGAGGAGGCACGCGAATCCATCCGGGATTTCTACGTGGACCTGCGTTCGAAGGGGCAAGACGAGGACGCGCCGGTGCCGGTGACGGCCCGGAAGCTGGAGGCGCTGGTGCGGCTCTCGGAGGCCTCGGCCCGGATGCGCCTCTCGGATACGGTCGAGGAGTCCGACGCCGACCGCGTCATCACCATCGTGCGCGAGTGCCTGCAGAACATCGGGGTCGACCCCGAGACGGGCGAGTTCGACGCCGACGTCATCGAGACGGGCCAGTCCAAGAGCCAGCGCGATCGCATCAAGAACCTCAAGGCGCTCATCAGCGACATCGAGGAGGACTACGACGAGGGTGCGCCGGTCGACGTGGTGCTGGAGCGGGCCGACGAGATCGGTATGGACCAGTCGAAGGCCGAACACGAGATAGAGAAACTGAAACAGAAGGGCGAGGTGTACGAGCCTCGCACCGACCACCTCCGGACGACCTGA
- a CDS encoding MinD/ParA family protein, with protein sequence MRLAVTGGKGGVGKSTVAYNLGAATGAVVVDGDLGMADLPTAHGPDLHDVLAGRADPVEAVREDGPVKLLPCGRSLAGSRAADVTELVRTAAAVEHAYGDVILDCPAGMAADAGIPLLVADRSVLVALPDAFALPDALRTRALARELDAGLAQVVLNKVGDRPPAAAVERALGAPVTTIPESAAVRRAGRTGQPVQKVAPDGPVARAFDSLAAAVSPRDCLTPTR encoded by the coding sequence ATGAGGCTCGCCGTCACCGGTGGGAAGGGCGGCGTGGGAAAATCGACGGTCGCGTACAACCTGGGGGCGGCGACCGGCGCGGTGGTCGTCGACGGGGACCTCGGGATGGCCGACCTGCCGACCGCGCACGGGCCGGACCTTCACGACGTGCTGGCGGGGCGAGCCGACCCGGTCGAAGCCGTGCGAGAGGATGGGCCCGTGAAGCTGTTGCCCTGTGGGCGGAGCCTGGCGGGTTCTCGTGCCGCCGACGTGACCGAACTCGTCCGGACCGCCGCGGCGGTCGAACACGCCTACGGGGACGTGATACTCGACTGTCCGGCCGGGATGGCCGCCGACGCGGGCATCCCCCTGCTGGTGGCAGACCGGTCCGTGCTCGTCGCGCTCCCCGATGCCTTCGCGCTCCCCGACGCGCTGCGGACGCGGGCGCTGGCACGGGAACTGGACGCTGGTCTGGCCCAGGTCGTCCTCAACAAGGTCGGCGACCGGCCGCCCGCCGCGGCGGTCGAACGGGCGCTCGGTGCCCCGGTCACGACGATACCAGAGTCGGCGGCGGTCCGACGGGCCGGGAGAACCGGACAGCCGGTGCAGAAGGTGGCCCCGGACGGGCCGGTCGCCAGGGCGTTCGACTCGCTCGCGGCTGCGGTGTCGCCGCGGGACTGCCTCACTCCGACTCGGTGA